A window from Citrus sinensis cultivar Valencia sweet orange chromosome 5, DVS_A1.0, whole genome shotgun sequence encodes these proteins:
- the LOC107176200 gene encoding pentatricopeptide repeat-containing protein At3g22470, mitochondrial-like gives MINGECGDVCQPNVICYASIIDGLCKDGFVNKARVLFLDMKGRGIYPDAFVYNSLIRVYCCAVNWEDAKGNTSAALELHEELVNGNGELGVICHPDVLSYCSIINSLCKDVLVDKAKELFLDMKSRGIIPDVVVYSSLIDGYCLMGRIDDARKLFVSIESEGCIPDTSSYNTLINSYSKIEKVEEALSLYEEMISKGVRPDVISYNT, from the exons ATGATTAACGGTGAATGCGGTGATGTTTGTCAGCCTAATGTAATATGTTATGCTAGTATTATTGACGGTCTTTGTAAAGACGGGTTTGTAAACAAAGCGAGGGTGCTGTTTTTAGATATGAAGGGTAGGGGAATTTACCCGGATGCGTTTGTATATAACTCTCTAATTCGTGTTTATTGCTGTGCGGTTAATTGGGAGGATGCCAAAG GCAATACGAGTGCCGCACTTGAATTACATGAAGAACTGGTTAATGGGAATGGTGAATTGGGTGTTATTTGTCATCCTGATGTTCTATCTTATTGCAGTATAATTAACAGTCTCTGTAAAGATGTGTTAGTAGATAAGgcaaaagaattatttttggatATGAAGAGCAGGGGAATTATCCCAGATGTGGTTGTATATAGCTCTCTAATCGATGGTTATTGTTTGATGGGGAGAATTGATGATGCGAGAAAGTTATTTGTTTCCATCGAAAGTGAGGGATGTATACCAGATACTTCTAGCTACAATACCTTGATCAACAGTTACAGTAAAATTGAGAAGGTGGAGGAAGCTTTGAGTCTTTATGAAGAAATGATTTCTAAGGGAGTTAGACCAGATGTTATTTCTTATAACACCTAG
- the LOC102613927 gene encoding protein BUD31 homolog 2 — MPKVKTNRVKIPEGWELIEPTLRELQAKMREAENDPHDGKRKCETLWPIFKIAHQKSRYIFDLYYRRKEISKELYEFCLDQGYADRNLIAKWKKPGYERLCCLRCMQPRDHNFQTTCVCRVPKNLREEKVIECVHCGCRGCASGD, encoded by the exons ATGCCAAAGGTAAAGACAAACCGTGTCAAGATTCCGGAGGGATGGGAATTGATTGAGCCTACACTTCGTGAATTACAGGCAAAGATGAGAGAAG CCGAGAATGATCCCCATGATGGCAAGAGGAAATGTGAGACATTGTGgcctatttttaaaatagcaCATCAGAAGAGCCGCTATATTTTTGACCTTTACTATCGAAGGAAGGAAATATCTAAGGAGCTATATGAGTTCTGCTTGGATCAAGGCTATGCAGACCGCAATTTAATTGCAAAATGGAAAAAG CCGGGTTATGAACGTCTGTGTTGCCTAAGATGCATGCAGCCGCGTGATCACAACTTCCAAACCACATGTGTGTGCCGAGTACCCAAGAACCTGAGGGAGGAGAAGGTTATAGAGTGTGTTCATTGTGGTTGCAGGGGCTGCGCAAGTGGTGATTAA
- the LOC127902331 gene encoding putative pentatricopeptide repeat-containing protein At1g12700, mitochondrial gives MFPLIHTHKNFIDGLCKNSCILEAAELFRTLHKTKFELDLTVFNCLVDGLCKSGRLRSAWELFKKLPRYGPEPNVVTYTVMICGPCIEGGIEKACDLLPDMEEKGCAPNVLTFNPLLHSLSQIRECLKAIELLHKMAKRYVKPDEITVSILEELLNKDGNCHECMNLLPSFLSRNQEESKLTR, from the coding sequence ATGTTTCCCCTCATTCACactcataaaaattttattgatggCCTCTGCAAGAATAGTTGTATTCTGGAGGCAGCGGAATTGTTTCGGACTTTACATAAAACCAAGTTTGAACTTGACCTCACCGTCTTCAATTGCCTTGTTGATGGTTTGTGTAAATCAGGGAGACTTCGTAGTGCTTGGGAGCTATTCAAGAAATTGCCCAGATATGGCCCAGAGCCAAATGTTGTAACTTATACCGTCATGATCTGTGGACCTTGTATAGAAGGCGGAATAGAGAAAGCATGTGATTTGTTACCAGATATGGAAGAAAAAGGTTGTGCTCCAAATGTGCTAACATTTAATCCACTTTTGCATAGTTTGTCTCAGATTCGTGAATGCTTAAAAGCAATTGAACTTCTTCACAAAATGGCGAAGAGATACGTGAAGCCAGATGAAATTACTGTTTCCATATTGGAAGAGCTGCTCAATAAGGATGGAAATTGTCATGAATGTATGAATTTGCTTCCATCATTCCTGTCCAGGAACCAAGAAGAGAGTAAGTTGACAAGAtga